The genomic DNA TGGGTCCGAGTTAACAGGCCGGATCGATTCGCGTTTAGGGCGCCAAAACATTCAAATCGTCTCGTTTTTCGTGCTTTTCATAACCGCTCCATCGACATCGCCAACGTTTCTCCAACGATCCGACAGTCCGGACTCAATACCGCCGTCTGCCCGATCTGCGTCCCATCGACGACCAGCGGTTCCTCGCTGCGGATCCGCCAATCGTCTCCCGAGACAAACAGGATCACGTCGCTGGTCCAATGCGAACATTGGATATGAGCCCCTTGAGAGGGCCCGATCACGCAAGTGTCGGCCAGCAGAATCACTCCGTCGGCACGGGGCTGCGTGCGATGACGGCTGACCAAATTCAATCGCGCCGAAGAACTCAGCGGATGCGTTTTTTGAAACTCGAACTGGACGACGCTCCCCAGTTGAAACCGATCGCCGGTTCGCAGCAGGGTAGGGCGGTCAAGCGGTTCGCCTTGCAGACGCGTTGAGGCCAGCGGTTGCAACACGTAATCGCTCCCCTGTCGGCGAACGGCCGCTGCCCGCCGCGAGAGGTCGCCTTGGACATTGATCTCGACCGACGAACCCGCTCCCGGACCACCGATCAACCACTCGTCGCCGGCGACGATCAAGAAGCCACCCACACCATCGATCCACAGCATCCGCGCGTTCTTGCTATCGCTGCCGCGGTCGCTTTGCGATCGGTCGTGCGGTCGATCTTCCACCACGCTGTTCACCTCGATTGTCGAACCAGCTAAATATTCGTTGTTCCACGACGGCAGCCCGGTTGGATTAACAACCGGGCCACAGGTCATCGATTGACTTTCACCCACCGTCGATCAGTCGATCTGAATCATCGCAACCGAGTCTTCCGCGGTCGGTTGGTCGCCGTTGAAGTAGGTCGAGACCTGATTCAAGATGTCTTCGTCCGATTCCTCGGTCAACTCGATCGTACCGTAATACTGATTGTCGACAGCCAACAGCTCTTCGTCGACTTCGATCCGCGTGCGGATGCTATCGATCAGATCGCGGGTTCGCGACAGATGGCTATCGTCCAGGTTCAGCGAGCTGGCAGCGTGTGCAACTTGGTTGGCTGCGTATTGAGCCTGCAAGTTTTCGACTTCGACTTCCAACTGACGCTTGGCCGACAACATCTCATCCATCCGGTCCTTGGCCGCTTGCAGCGTCTTCTCACGGGCGGTGAGCATCTGTTGCAGCTTGTCCACGGTTGCCTTCTGAGTCTTGAATCGGTTGAAGCGACCGGCCAGATCGTCTTTCACTTGGTCGGCACTATAAGTTCGCTTGGCGTAAACGAACCGCGTGTCGCCACTTTGCAGGTCGGCGGTCAAACGCATGATGTCGCGTTCGGCCGAAGCCAACATGTCGGCCTTCGAATCGATCTGCTTTTGAAGTTTTGCGACGTGGATTTTTTCCGACGCGATCAACTTCATGTTCTTGGCGATCTCCGGCTGCAGGTCGTCGATCATCTGACGGGCACGATCGATTTCCACGTTTACCGGGACGACATCTTTGACCGCATCGCGAGCGTAACCGAACCCGGTCTTAATATAGCTCGACATTCCGGTCCCAAAAACGAGCCCAGAAAGCAACAGGGCCAGGCTACCGCCAACTAGGGTTTTCTTAATCATCACACTTACTCTCTATCTAAATTTGACTTTGCATTCCCTGAATTCTTGCGACCCCACCAAGGATCCATGTTCCATTCATCCAGTAGTTCGCCGCCGCGGCGGGGATCTTGGTGAAGGGAACCGAAAATTTTTCCAGGTCGGAACAATTGCCCGTCCTTCCAAGGGAAAAGCCTGATTTGACGCAGAGTTCTTTTGGTTTGCTGAGCGAACTCGATTAAGTTCGGGAAAGGAGAGGGAACCCTGGCACGCCGGAAGCCGTATTAAAGAGACAATGCTGCCTTTTTGAGACGTTTGCGTCCTAAAAAAGCAGCGCGGCGAAACGCGTCAGAAAATAGGCAAGTTGACTTAACTTGGCAGAGCAAAAGGAGTTAAGCGTTCTCAGCAAGAATGGCCATGTCGCCGTGGCACGTTGATTGCTCCGAACCTTTATTCAGAAGAATCGGTCTTAATTGGCATCGACCGCAACCGCGGCTATGCCGATAAACGATACTAGGGACTGTCGAACCGGGAGACGAATTATGTCGCCAATCTATTCCAATCCGAAAAACGGAACCGCCACCTCGCTCCCCATCGAAGCGACTTGGGCGGAGCTTTCCGAGCGGACAGACAAAGCCGATACCAGCGCTTTGGCTCAATGGATCGAGGCAGATCTCGAGCGTATCGAAAATCAGTTGAGCGATTTCATTACGCCCAACACGCTGAAGAAGTCCTTGCGCAGCGGCCGCTAACGACGATTGAAGCACTTGCGGCGGGCGACACCGCCCACCGCGATCGATCGTTCTTTGGGCTTAAGCTTCGAACTTGCCCAAGCAGAGGGTCACGTTCTGACCGCCGAAACCGAAGCTGTTGTTCAACGCATATTTCACTTTGGCCTGCCGCGCTTCGTTGGGCACATAATCCAGATCGCAAAGCGGATCGGGATTTTCATAATTGATCGTCGGTGGCAGCACGCTGTCGCGAATCGCTAGCAAACAGACGATCATCTCGGTCACGCCCGCTGCGGCAATCAAGTGCCCCATCATGCTCTTGGTACTGCTGACCGGCGTCTTGTAGGCGTTGTCGCCAAAGACCTGCTTGCATGCTAGCGTTTCGACCTTGTCGTTGACGGTCGTGCTCGTTCCGTGAGCATTGACGTAATCGATCTCCTCGGGATTCAACCCCGCATCGCTGATCGCCATCCGCATGCTGGCAATTCCACCGTGGCCATCGGGTGGAATGTCGGTGATCCGGAACGCATCGGCGGTCGTTCCGTAACCGAGGATCTCACCGTAGATCGGGGCTCCACGGCGACGGGCGTGTTCGAGTTCTTCGAGCACTACCATTCCCGCCCCTTCGCCTAGCACAAACCCATCGCGACGGGCGTCAAACGGACGGCTGGCTGCGGTTGGGTTGGCGTTGTTTTCGCTGAGTGCCGTCAGCAGGTTAAAACCGGTGACGCCAAAGGGATGGATCATGCTGTGCGTGCCACCCGAAAGCATCACGTCGGCATCGCCGCGACGGATGATTTCGGTCGCTTCGCCGATCGCTTGGCTGCTGGCTGCACAAGCTGTCAGG from Rosistilla carotiformis includes the following:
- a CDS encoding FHA domain-containing protein; protein product: MGESQSMTCGPVVNPTGLPSWNNEYLAGSTIEVNSVVEDRPHDRSQSDRGSDSKNARMLWIDGVGGFLIVAGDEWLIGGPGAGSSVEINVQGDLSRRAAAVRRQGSDYVLQPLASTRLQGEPLDRPTLLRTGDRFQLGSVVQFEFQKTHPLSSSARLNLVSRHRTQPRADGVILLADTCVIGPSQGAHIQCSHWTSDVILFVSGDDWRIRSEEPLVVDGTQIGQTAVLSPDCRIVGETLAMSMERL
- a CDS encoding beta-ketoacyl-[acyl-carrier-protein] synthase family protein, whose product is MRPRVVVTGIGMINPMGHDPTTVWKGLQEGQSGVGYTTLFNAKGFPTQISAEVKGWDITETGEDPELWKHRGRHTKFAAGAAKQAISESGIMDAGVAPHRFGVYLGSGEGNQDFVTFTDMMSVAMEGGEYDIAKFLQKGLEVLNPLVELEQEPNMPAAHLAAMFNAQGPNYNCLTACAASSQAIGEATEIIRRGDADVMLSGGTHSMIHPFGVTGFNLLTALSENNANPTAASRPFDARRDGFVLGEGAGMVVLEELEHARRRGAPIYGEILGYGTTADAFRITDIPPDGHGGIASMRMAISDAGLNPEEIDYVNAHGTSTTVNDKVETLACKQVFGDNAYKTPVSSTKSMMGHLIAAAGVTEMIVCLLAIRDSVLPPTINYENPDPLCDLDYVPNEARQAKVKYALNNSFGFGGQNVTLCLGKFEA